From Actinomyces procaprae:
CGGCGTCGGGTTCGAAGTGGTACCGAGTGGACACCGCCATCAGCGGTGCGGAGCGCACCAGCAGGGGTAGCCAGGGGGTGATGTCGTAGCCGCGACGGGCGCGGAACTCCTCCGCGACGCAGCGCCCCCAGAACATGCCGCCCTCGCCCCAGGTGTTCAGCTCGAGGGAGTCCATGTACATCTGGGCGCGGGGATTGCGGGCGATGTCCGTCTTTAGGGCGTCGGTGAGGACGACCTCGCGCCAGTAGTCGATTACGGCGTCGACGCCGTCACGATCCAGGTAGTTGACCGTGTAGTTGACGGACGCCGACGGGCTCGCGGTCTGCCCGGTCCCGTGCATCCAGAACACGAACAGCCGCCAGTCGCGCGCGTCCGGGGCGCTCCACTCCAGCGCCTCGGCACCCTCGGCGCCGACGACGAGGGGTGTCAGGTCGGTGAGGGTGCCGACGTCGATAACCGGTGTGGGGGCTTGGGCGGCGGTTGCGCCCGCCGCGCCGTCGGCCAGGGTTGCGGCGCCGTCGGAGGCGGGTGCGCTGAGTCCGGAGGCTGTTGTTCCGGAGTCGGCGACCACGGCGGCCACGACGGCCACCAGGTGCTGCCGCTTCGGCGCCACCCGGGATCCCGGCAGTCCGCCCTCGCCGCGGTCGGCATCCAGGTCGACGCGGGGCAGGAGGCCGGTGCGGCGCTCGCGGACGTCCTCGTACTCCACGTTGAGCTCTTGCGCGGCGGCGGGGTCGTCCGGGGTGATGGTGGGCAGATTCGCGTTGGACCAGTTGGTGCCGGAGGTGAAGGAGAAGGACATGCCGCGGGCGGTGGTCTCGGCGACGATCGTGTGGGAGTCGTGGGTCCACTCCTCACTGCCCCAGCCGTAGCGGGAGGAGTCGATGTTCTCCTCGGGCATGGTCAGGAACTCCATGCCGCCGAAGCCGAGCCTGTGGGCGGCGGCGATCTCGCGGCGAATGGTGGCGTCGGTGTGCAGACCCTCGGCCAGCCACCAGCGCAGTTCCGGGCGGTACTCGATGGGCGGCTCGGCGAGGGCGGCGCGCAGCGCGTCCAGCGTGGGTATTGTGGCGGTCTGGTTCACGGGATTCTCCTTTGAAGCGCGCTAGGAAGACTGGCTCTTCCGGTTTGTGGGTGTGGTGGTTGGGGTCGGGGCTGCGGTGGGGGTGGTCGTTGTCGGGTTGGTGAGGTTGTTGTCGGTGGGTGTTGCTGGCTTGCGCTGATTCGTCGGGGCCGTTGAGATCATCTGGGCGCTGGACTGGGGCTGCTGCCATTGACGGCGCGCGGCGGTGAGCTTGGTGCCCTGCTCGACGGGCCCCCGGGTGCAGGCGTGAGCGCTCGGGGTGCGGGCCTGGCGTGTTCGCCCGCGCGCACCGGATGACGGTTCGGCACTTCGCCTGACGGTTCGGCACTTCGCCTGACGGTTCGGCACTTCGCCTGACGGTTCGGCACTTCGCGCCAACGATTCGGCACTTCTGACGACGCTACGTACCCCTACCGTACGAACCGTCGCAAGAAAGTACGAATCGCCGACCAGAACATACGAACCCTCACGCGAAGGTACGAACCGTCGCGTCAACACACAAACCTCCAGCCCAACACACCCTCAAACCGGAAGAGCCGGAAGACTGTCCGGAATAGGCGCAAACGCTCATGCGGCGCGGAAACGCCGATTGTGTGCCGATGGAATCATGCGGTTGCGGTTTTGGCGTCGCGGGCGCTGATCATCGTTTGTGCCGACTCCGGGCGATCTGGGTACGTAAGATCTACCGACCTCGGTACGTAAGATCTACCGACCTCGGTACGTAAGATCTACCGATCTCGGTGGAGGAGAAGGGCGGCGGGGCGGCGGGGCGGCAGGGCGGCAGGGCGGCGGGGGGCGGGTCAGTACAGGTCGGTGTCGACGTTGAAGGCCTCGACGACGGCGTGCAGCTCGGCGTCGGTGACGCCCTCGCCCAGGCCGCCGGCCATGATGTTGCGGACCTCGTACATGGCGCCGGTCTCGGCGTACTCGACCTTGTCGACGGCGGCCAGGGGGGCGACGTCGGAGCGCACCATGATGCCGTGCTTGGCCCACAGCACGATCACGTGGTCGCGCAGGGCGCGCACATTGTTCTCCATGAGGGTGGCCGACCCGGGCACCATGAAGTCGAGCACCTCAATGCCCTGGGGCAGCTGCACGATCGTCTCGGGCTCCCAGCGCAGGATGCGGCGGTTGAAGTCCGCGGTGTTGCGGATGTCCTTGATGTGGGAGAGCTGCACCAGGTACGGCGGCTGGGCGTGGATGACGGCCTGGAAGTCCACACCACGCTGCGCCACCTGGTCGTTGTGGACCGCCAGGTGGGAGTTGAACTCGCTGGTGGGGCGCACGTAGGCGCGGTCGGGGTGGGTGTACCAGGTGCCGGTGACGCCGCCCTCGTCCACGACGAAGGCGGATACGTTCGCCTCCGGGGATGCGGCGACGTCTCGCAGGCGGCAGCCCGAGCCGGTCACCAGTACGGTGCGGCCGGCCAGCGCCGGGGCGGGCAGCGGCAGCTCGGTGCCGGGGGTGAGCTGCGGGAAGCGGTCGGCCAGGCCCAGCTGCTCGGCCGAGGCATTGATGGACACGGAGATGTTGCCCGCGCCGGCCTCGACGGCGCCCATGTGGTCAAGGCGGCGTCCGGCGGCGCCCATCTGGGCGAGGATCTCTGACAGGGGCATGGTGGTCACGGTGGTTGTCCTTTCCGATCGGTGTTCTTGGAAGATTGTGGATGAGTGCGGCGGGGCGCTCGTACCCCGTCGGGGGTGGCCGTTTCAGACCGGGCGGGTCAGCCTTGCGGCGAAGCGGTCCAAGCTGGCGGCGGTCAGCGGCGAGCCGACGGCGTTGAGGTGCCCGTGGGGCACACCCGCGCAGGTGAGTACCTCGACGTCGGCCCCCGACTGCCGCAGCTGGCGGGCGAATGCCTCGCCGGAGGCGCGCAGGTCATCGTTCTCGCAGTTCTCGATGTAGGTGGCGGGCCAGCCCGCCAGACGGGCGGCATCGGCCAGGTCCCCCGGGAAGGCGTAGGCGGGTGCGCCCGCGCCGGCGTCGAGCCTGGCGCCGAGGTAGTTGGCGTTCATTGCCTCCATCATGTCGGCGGGGAACCGCAGGATCTGCGGCATCTGCCCCAGGCGGGCGGCCAGTTCCTCGCTGGGGGTGGGCCAGCGCCCGCCGTGGGCCACCGGGTAGGCGAGTAGCGCCTGCCAGGGGGCGGCGGCGTCGTCGATTCCGTGCAGTGTCACCCCGGCGGCCAGGTTCCCGCCGGCGCTGGCCCCGCCGACGGCGATGCGTGTGGCGTCAATGCCGAGCTCGGCGGCGTGCCCGCGCACCCACTGGTAGGCGGCGTAGGCGTCGTCGTGCGGGACCGGGTAGTGAACGCCGCCGGTGCACAGCCGGTAGAAGACCGAGACGACGCTCGCCCCGGTGCGGGTGGACAGGCCCCGGGAGACGGCGTCGGCCTCCGGCATGTCCAGGTCGCCGCCCATGAAGGCGCCGCCGTGGTACCACACCAGTCCGGCGCGCAGGCCCGCGTCCGTGGCCGGTGAGGGCGTGGGTGGGTTCCAGCCGGGTTCGGGACGGTAGATGCGCACCGGGATCGACCCGTGTGGGCCCGGCAGCTCGCGGTCCTCGACGAGCGTGTGAGTGGGCTCCGGCTCCCCGAAGGGAGCCTCCCATGCCTCCATGGCGGCCAGCGCCTCCGCGGCGAAGGGTGCCCCGGCGGCCGCGGCGGGGTCGGCGGCGGCCAGGTCCTCGGCGCGTGGGGCCGGGAAGCCGGCGATCAGGTGCAGGCGTTCGGCGTAGGGCGGCAGGAAGCCGCCGGCCAGCGGGGCGACGGGCACGCCGTCGCGGGTGGCGGTGGGCTGCGGCGTGGTTGGGGCGGCGCCGGGAGTGTCGGTCATGGATCTTCTCCGTGTAGTCGGCGGATGGTGCGTATGCGCGTGTCGCGGGCGTGATTCATTGGAACAGTTGTCGCTCGGCGGCCTCCCAGCCGGCGGCTGCGGCCGGGTCGGGGGCGTACTCGGTGATCTCGGTGGAGTCGTGCACCAGCTTTCGCAGCGCGGTCAGGTCTCCCTCGATCAGTCCTGCGCCGCGGGCGGCGACGACCATGTTGCCCAGGGCGGTGCCCTCGGCGGGACCGGCCACCACCTTCAGGCCGGTGGCGTCGGCGGCCAGCCGGCACAGCAGCCGGTTGCTGATACCGCCGCCCACCATGTGCAGCACGCCGACGTGCTTGCCGGACAGCTCGCTCGCCTCGCGCACGGCGCGGCGGTAGGCCAGGGCGAGGGAGTCGTCGATGCAGCGCACGTACTCGCCCACACTGCGCGGGCGCGGCTGGTCGGTGCGGATGGCGAAGTCGTCGATGCGGGCGGCCATGTCACCGGGGTCGAAGAAGACCGGATCATTGATGTCGACGACGGTGCGGAGCGGCTCGGCGGCCTCGGCAGCGGCGTCCAGCTCCCGGTAGGACAGCTCCAGGCCCTGTGCGCGCCAGGTGCGCACGGCCTCGTTGAACACCCACAGCCCCATGACGTTCTTCAGGTAGCGCACGGTGCCGTCCACCCCGAGCTCGTTGGTGAAGTTGGCGGCCCGGGAGGCCTCGGTGAGTACCGGTGCGTCCAGTTCTAGCCCAACGAGCGACCAGGTGCCGCAGGAGACGTAGGCGAAGTCGTCCCCGGCCGCGGGCACGGCTATGACAGCGGAGGCGGTGTCGTGGGAGCCGACGGCGACCACCGGCGTCGGGGCGCCGTCGGGGCCGAACACGTCGACGACGTCGCGGCGCACCGGTCCGACGACGGTGCCGGGCTCCACGATTCCCGGCAGCACGCCGTCCAGGTCGACGCCCACTGCTGTGCGCAGGCGCTCCAGCAGCGGCGCGGACCAGGCGCGCTCGCGGGCGTCGACCAGCCCGGTGGTGGAGGCGTTGGTGATCTCGGCGACCGGTCTGCCGGTGAGCCAGTAGGTGAGCAGGTCGGGCAGCAGCAGCATGGTGCGCTGGGCATCACCCGCGCTGGGAGCAGCGCCGTCGGCCGTGGCGGTGGCGCGCGGCAGGCCGCCGTCGCGGGATTCTGCCACCAGCTGGAAGACCGTGTTGAAGTCCTGCACCTGCAGGCCGTTGACGGCGTACAGCTCGGCGGCGGGGATGGCGGCGAAGACCTCCGCCGGCACGCCTCGCGTGCGCGGGCAGCGGTAGGCGGCGACCTGCCCGGCCAGCAGGCCGCTAGGGCTCAGCAGTCCGTAGTCGACGCCCCAGGTGTCGATGCCGACGGCCGACAGCGGGCCGACGTCGCGCACGGCGGCGAGCAGGCCCTCGCGGATCTCGTCCCACAGGTGCAGCACGTCCCAGTACAGGCGCTCGCCGTCGGGACCCGGCAGGGGGATGGGGCCGTTGGTGAAGCGGCGGGTCTCGGTCAGTTCGATGCGGCCGTCGGCGATGGTGCCGACCATGACGCGCCCGGAGGAGGCGCCCAGGTCGACGGCCCCGACGTGGATGGGGCGGGCGTTGGTCATGGTCAGAACCTTTCTCGGTTTGGGGATCAGGGGCGGCGGGGCCGGGTGGCCCGGGCGAGTGCTCGGCCCCGCCGTCGGGTTTTGGCTCAGGCGCCCCAGCCGGCGGCGGTGCCGCCGACGCGCTCGGAGCGGATCTGGTCCAGGTAGCCGGAGTCCAGGAAGGCGCGCATGGGGTCGGGGGCGAGCCCCTGGGACTCGCGCAGCTCGGCCAGCAGCGGGCGCACGTCGGTGTTGAAGGCGTCGACGAACACGTCGTTGGCGGCCAGGACGTCGCCGGCGCGCTGCGCCTGGGCGAGCGCCTCGCGGTCCACCAGCAGCGCCTTGGCGGTGGCCTCCTGCACATTGGTGGCCGAGCGGATCTCGCCGGGGATCTTCTCCTCCAGGTTGTGGCACTGGTCGAGCATGAAGTTGACCCCGGAGTCGGGGGCGAGCGCCCCGACGGCGACGATCTCGTTCATGATGCGGAACAACTGGTAGGGGTCGGCGGCGCCCACGATCAGGTCGTCGTCGGCGTAGAAGCGCGAGTTGAAGTCGAAGGCGCCCAGGCGACCCAGCCGCAGCAGCTGGGCGACGATGAACTCGATGTTGGTGCCCGGGGCGTGGTGGCCGGTGTCGAGCACGACCTTGGCCCGCTCTCCCAGCGCCAGGCAGTGCACCAGGGAGGTGCCCCAGTCGGGCACGTCGGTGTGGTAGAAGGCCGGCTCGAAGAACTTGTACTCCAGGACCAGCTGCTGATCGTCGTCGAGCGCGGCGTAGATCTCCGCCAGGGCATCGGCCAGGCGGTCCTGGCGGGCGCGGATGGAGTCCTGGCCGGGGTAGTTGGTGCCGTCGGCCAGCCAGATCTTCAGGGCGGGCGAGCCCGTGGCGCGCATGATGTCGATGCACTCCAGGTGGTGGTCGATCGCCTTGCGGCGGATCCTCTCGTCCGGGTTGGTCAGGGAACCGAGCTTGTAGTCCTCGTCCTGGAAGACGTTGGAGTTGATGGTGCCGATGGTGACGCCCTGGTCCTCGGCATGCTTGCGCAGCGCCTCATAGTCGTCGACCTTGTCCCACGGGATGTGGAGGGAGACCCGGGGGGTGACGCCGGTGTACTTGTTTACCTGGGCGACGTCGTCGATCTTCTCGTACGGGTCGCGGGGAACGCCGGCGGTGGTGAAGACGCGGAAGCGGGTGCCGGAGTTTCCGAAGGCCCAGCTGGGCAGCTCGATGGTCTGGGTCTGGAGCAGGCTGCGGGCCTCGGCGCTGAGGTCGGATAGCGAGGGGGTGGTTGCCGACATGATGTTCTCTCCTTCGTGAGTTCGGCGCGGATGGTGATTGGTGTTGGTTGGGGTGCTGCCCGGCGGTGCGGGCTCAGGCGGTGGTGACGTGCTCGCCGTAGCGCTCCAGCTCGATCTCCTCCAGGGACTTGCCCTGGGTCTTCGGAGCGCCGATGGTGCCCACGAGCGTGGAGACGACGAGGAAGCCGATGAGGATGAGGCCATCGATCATCAGACCGTTCTCCCACTTGAGGATGATCGGGAAGATCAGCGAGATCAGGCCGGACGCCAGGCGGACCGCGAAGAAGACGATGCCCTGCGCGGCCGAGCGGTACGGGGTGGCGAACAGTTCGGGGGACCACACCGAGTAGAAGGCCTGGGCGG
This genomic window contains:
- a CDS encoding alpha/beta hydrolase, whose protein sequence is MTDTPGAAPTTPQPTATRDGVPVAPLAGGFLPPYAERLHLIAGFPAPRAEDLAAADPAAAAGAPFAAEALAAMEAWEAPFGEPEPTHTLVEDRELPGPHGSIPVRIYRPEPGWNPPTPSPATDAGLRAGLVWYHGGAFMGGDLDMPEADAVSRGLSTRTGASVVSVFYRLCTGGVHYPVPHDDAYAAYQWVRGHAAELGIDATRIAVGGASAGGNLAAGVTLHGIDDAAAPWQALLAYPVAHGGRWPTPSEELAARLGQMPQILRFPADMMEAMNANYLGARLDAGAGAPAYAFPGDLADAARLAGWPATYIENCENDDLRASGEAFARQLRQSGADVEVLTCAGVPHGHLNAVGSPLTAASLDRFAARLTRPV
- a CDS encoding rhamnulokinase, translated to MTNARPIHVGAVDLGASSGRVMVGTIADGRIELTETRRFTNGPIPLPGPDGERLYWDVLHLWDEIREGLLAAVRDVGPLSAVGIDTWGVDYGLLSPSGLLAGQVAAYRCPRTRGVPAEVFAAIPAAELYAVNGLQVQDFNTVFQLVAESRDGGLPRATATADGAAPSAGDAQRTMLLLPDLLTYWLTGRPVAEITNASTTGLVDARERAWSAPLLERLRTAVGVDLDGVLPGIVEPGTVVGPVRRDVVDVFGPDGAPTPVVAVGSHDTASAVIAVPAAGDDFAYVSCGTWSLVGLELDAPVLTEASRAANFTNELGVDGTVRYLKNVMGLWVFNEAVRTWRAQGLELSYRELDAAAEAAEPLRTVVDINDPVFFDPGDMAARIDDFAIRTDQPRPRSVGEYVRCIDDSLALAYRRAVREASELSGKHVGVLHMVGGGISNRLLCRLAADATGLKVVAGPAEGTALGNMVVAARGAGLIEGDLTALRKLVHDSTEITEYAPDPAAAAGWEAAERQLFQ
- the rhaI gene encoding L-rhamnose isomerase → MSATTPSLSDLSAEARSLLQTQTIELPSWAFGNSGTRFRVFTTAGVPRDPYEKIDDVAQVNKYTGVTPRVSLHIPWDKVDDYEALRKHAEDQGVTIGTINSNVFQDEDYKLGSLTNPDERIRRKAIDHHLECIDIMRATGSPALKIWLADGTNYPGQDSIRARQDRLADALAEIYAALDDDQQLVLEYKFFEPAFYHTDVPDWGTSLVHCLALGERAKVVLDTGHHAPGTNIEFIVAQLLRLGRLGAFDFNSRFYADDDLIVGAADPYQLFRIMNEIVAVGALAPDSGVNFMLDQCHNLEEKIPGEIRSATNVQEATAKALLVDREALAQAQRAGDVLAANDVFVDAFNTDVRPLLAELRESQGLAPDPMRAFLDSGYLDQIRSERVGGTAAGWGA
- a CDS encoding class II aldolase/adducin family protein codes for the protein MPLSEILAQMGAAGRRLDHMGAVEAGAGNISVSINASAEQLGLADRFPQLTPGTELPLPAPALAGRTVLVTGSGCRLRDVAASPEANVSAFVVDEGGVTGTWYTHPDRAYVRPTSEFNSHLAVHNDQVAQRGVDFQAVIHAQPPYLVQLSHIKDIRNTADFNRRILRWEPETIVQLPQGIEVLDFMVPGSATLMENNVRALRDHVIVLWAKHGIMVRSDVAPLAAVDKVEYAETGAMYEVRNIMAGGLGEGVTDAELHAVVEAFNVDTDLY